Within the Enterococcus hirae ATCC 9790 genome, the region CGACTCAGTTCAATCGCAGTTGATTATCCGAACGATTCGGTTGCCTCGAGTGCTGGGGGCTTTCTTAGTGGGAAGCTGTTTTGCTCTTAGTGGCGCATTGATGCAAGGTGTGACACGGAATCCTTTAGCTGATTCAGGGTTATTAGGAATTAATGCAGGAGCATCACTTGCAATGGCTCTTTGTTTTGCGTTTTGGCCACAAGCTTCTGCTTTTTCTGTTTTTTTACTGTCATTACTTGGTTCGTTGGTAGTTACGTTATTTGTTTTTGGTTTCTTACGTTTTTCAAAAATGGGGATGAATCCACTTCAATTGATTTTAGCAGGTGTTGCGATCAGTACTTTTTTTACAGCTATTAGTCAAGCGCTGACACAACTATTCAATTTGCAACAAGACTTGGCGTTTTGGTTCGTGGGAGGCGCTGCGAATGTCACTTGGCATCAATTAGAAATTTTGGCTCCGATTTATCTGTTGACAGTTAGTGGCTCTTTTTTGCTAGGTCGCTCCATCTCGTTGGTCAACTTAAGTGAGTCACATGCCTTGGCATTAGGAGGCAACCCTGGACGGATCAGATTTTTTGCGTTTGTATTAGTGGCGGGGTTAGCTGCAATGGCGGTGTCGTTAGTTGGACCAGTTTCATTTATTGGATTGATGGTTCCACCAATCGTCCGAGGAATCATTGGTTCCGATTATCGGTATGTTTTACCAGCCTCTTTTTTAGTAGGTGGAGGATTAGTGATGCTGGCGGATTATGTTGCACGAATGATCAATCCGCCATTTGAAACGCCATTCGGCTTAATTATTTCCTTGATTGGTGTACCGTTCTTACTACTCCAAGTAAGGAGGGAACAAGGATGAAAAGAAGTTACCAATCACTAGTTGTTTTATTTCTTTTATTAGTTGTTAATATAGTTGCAAGTTTAATGATTGGCACACCATTTATTCCATTTGATCAATTAGCTGAGGTGTTTCAAGGGAATGGTTCGGCAATCCAAGAGTTGATTGTTTATGAATTTCGTGCCCCTCGTCTATTAATCAGTCTTCTTGCTGGTATGTGTTTAGGTATTTCAGGCTTTATCTTGCAGGGAGTTACTAGAAATAGACTAGCTGATGCTGGCATATTGGGCATTAACGCTGGAGCAGGTTTTTTCGTTATGATTTATTTGGGCTTTTATGCCAACCAAACTTTTCCGTTTTTACTATTGATCGTGGCTTTTCTAGGCGGCTTGCTTGCAGCTTTACTTGTGTACTTGTTTGCTTATACGAGAAATAGTTTTTTAGGGATGAACCGGCTTTTACTATCAGGAATTGCAGTCAATGCTGGATTGTCGGCATTGATGCTTTTATTTACGATTAAATTGTCGAAAGAAAACTATGGTTTTGTTAATGCCTGGTTAGCAGGTTCACTTTGGGGAGCTAGTTGGCCATATGTTTTCTCATTGTTACCTTGGGCAGTTATTTTGCTTCCTTTCGTGCTGATTTATAGTCGACGAATTGGTTTATTATCTTTTGGTCAAGAAAGAGCGCAAAGTCTAGGATTAGACGTGCAGAAAAGTCAAAAAATCCTATTGATACTCGCTGTTGCTTTAGCCTGCGGAAGCGTTGCGGTAGCTGGCAGCTTATCTTTTGTCGGTTTGTTAGCTCCTCATTTGGCTAAATTTGTCGTCAGAAGAGAAAATCAACTGTCCTTGATCTTGAGTGGATTATTTGGGGCATTTTTTGTAACGATTGCAGATGTTCTTACACGAGTGATTCTACCAAGTGGTGAGATTCCTACTGGGATTTTAATTGCGGTCCTAGGAGCTCCATATTTCTTATATTTATTATTTTCCAAACAAACGATTGCTTAGAAAATAAATACGGGGAAGAAACGATTGTGTTGAGTAAGCAGTGTTTCCCAAAGTAGTTTCTCGTTATTTTGAGACTACGATTATTCTGTCTATTCAAATGAAAAGAGTGAATCAGAGGTCGTGAAGGCATCGGAAAGCTCCAATGACAATAAGAAAGAATTTTTTTTAACAGCTTCTCATGTTTTGAAAAATTCAGGCTTATTTCAAAGAGCTGATGCGTGAACACCGTTTACTCGTTTTTAGAATAAAGAGTGAGAGTGATGTCTTAAATTCTGTTTATAAAACTCTTTTTATTTAAAAAGTTAAATTGCTATTTTTACTATTTTCCGCTACCATTTTAACGAGAGGTGGGTTGATACGTTTGAGTCATATTAAAGAAAAACTTAGAAAACTTGGCATTGAAAATTTACAAAAGATTGCTAGAAGTGAACAGAAGCAGCAAAAAGAGCAAAAAATTTACCAACAACTCTTTCAAAGTAATGAATGGCAGCAAGCAAAAGTGGTTGGTTTGACGATGGCAAATGAGATAGAAGTGGCTACGACCCCAATTATTGAAAAGGCATGGGAAGAGGGTAAAACCATACTTGTTCCTAAGACATTGCCTGAACGTCAAATGTGTTTTTTTAAAATTGATCCGGATACCCGATTTGAACGCACCGCTTTTGGCGTACTGGAGCCATTATCTGATCATTCTTTTTCACCGGACGCTATCGATTTGCTGATCGTTCCAGGGGTTGTTTATCATCAAAATGGTTATCGGATTGGTTTTGGTGGAGGCTACTATGATCGCTATCTAGCCAATTATCCGAACCAGACATGTAGTCTGGTTTTTCAAGAACAAATAAACAATCAATGGGTACCAGAAAGTTTTGATAAAAAAGTGCAACACTTGTTTATCGATAAATAATAAGGAGGGTTACATGAATTATCAACAGAAATTAAAATTAAACGCTTGGCTAAGAAGACCAATTTTGACTTATTTGTTTTTAGCGATACAAACCATCGTGTTTGCAATGATGGAGTTCTTTCCATTTTTAAATATTCCAGCATATTTAGGCATGTTTGGGCCGTCTATTGTAGTTGGAAATGAATGGTGGCGGTTTATTACACCGATTTTCATTCACTTTGGACTGGTGCATTTTGTCATGAATTCTTTGATTTTATATTTTATGGGAGACCAAATTGAAACACTCTACGGTCATTGGCGTTTTTTCTTGATCTACTTGTTTAGTGGTATCCTTGGGAATGCAGCGAGTTTTGCATTCAACGATCTTGGCGTTCTATCTGGTGGAGCAAGTACTTCTTTGTTTGGTTTGTTTGGTGCGTTATTCGTTCTTGGATTTCATTTCAAAAATAACTCTCAGGTTCGCCAATTGATTCGTCATTACATGTTGTTTATTGTTATCAGTTTTGTATTTGGTTTGACGGATACCTCAGTCGATATCTGGGGGCATCTCGGTGGGATTGTTGGTGGCTTGCTTATAGGAAATATCATCGGCCTACCACAGAAAGTGACCAATTACTCGATTCATCAAAAAATCCTATCTACGCTTGTTTTTGGATTTCTTTTGATAATATGTGTTTTATTGGGTTTAAAAAACTACGGATTACTTGTATAATGTGAAGGAAGTGCTTTGAGATGGAGAGCTTATATGACGTGCAACAACTGCTCAAACGATTTGGCATCTTTGTCTATGTTGGGTCACGTATCTATGATATTGAATTAATGACGATTGAATTGAAGAATCTTCATGACAGTCGTTTGATCGATCATGATACATACATGACAGCGTGGCGCATACTAAAACGAGAGCACCGAGTGGAAGAAAGCCGAAAGAAAGGAAACTTGTAATGGACAAAAAAATTATTGGGATTGATTTAGGTGGAACAACAGCAAAATTTGCAATTCTAACACCAGAAGGAGAGATTCAACAAAAATGGAGCATCGATACCAATATATTGGATGACGGTAAACATATTATTCCGGAAATTATCGAGTCAGTAAATCATCGTATCAAATTATATAACATGAATGCTGAAAATTTCATCGGAATCGGTATGGGAACACCAGGAAGTGTCGATAGTGAAGCAGGTACAGTGATCGGAGCCTACAATTTAAATTGGACTGAACTTCAATACGTAAAAAAACAAATTGAAGAAGGAACTGGAATCAAATTTGCTATTGATAACGATGCGAACGTTGCTGCTTTAGGTGAGCGCTGGAAAGGTGCAGGGGAAAATGATCCTGACGTTATTTTTGTTACCTTAGGAACGGGTGTCGGTGGCGGAATCGTTGCTGCTGGGAACTTGATCCACGGCGTTGCTGGTGCAGGTGGCGAGATTGGACACATTACAGTGGACCCAGAAGGTTTTGAATGTACATGCGGTAAAAGAGGGTGCTTAGAAACAGTTTCAAGTGCAACAGGTGTAGTTCGCTTAGCACGTTTCTTAGCAGAAGAGTATGCCGGAGATTCAAAATTAAAAGCAATGCTTGACAATGGAGAAGAAGTAACAAGTAAAGATATTTTTGAAATGGCACAAGCAGACGATCCATTTGGTCTGATGGTCGTTGATCGTGTTTGTTTCTACTTAGGATTAGCTTGCGGTAATCTAGGGAACACTATGAACCCATCAAGTATTGTTTTAGGCGGCGGAGTATCTGCTGCCGGGGAATTTTTACGTAGTCGTGTTGAAAAATATTTCAACCAATTTACGTTCCCTCAAGTACAACAATCAACAAAAATCAAATTAGCAGAATTAGGAAATGAAGCTGGCGTGATCGGTGCTGCTTCATTAGCCTTGAAATTTGCGGAATAACGTGGAGGAATGACATGGTTTTATGGGTAATTAACATCATTTTGCTATTGATTATTCTTGCTATTGTGTTTTGGGAAGTTTATCTACGAGTAATGGCAAAACGTTCTGCAAAAACACTGGAAGAAGAAGAATTTCGTGATGGGATGCGTAAGGCACAAGTCATTGATGTTCGTGAAAAAGACGTGTTTGATGCAGGACATATTTTAGGGGCAAGAAATATCCCTTATACTGTTTTAAAAGATTCATTAGGATCTATCCGAAAAGATCAACCGGTGTATATCTACGACCAAAAGAAAAGCTTAAGTATTCGTACAGCGAATAAGTTAAGAAAAGCTGGCTACCAAGATATCTATATCTTAAAAGGTGGATATGATGGCTGGTCTGGCAAGATTAAAAGTAAAAAAGTATAGAACGTCATGACGTCAAATTATCGGTCAATCCTGATGAGTCGTGTAAAGTCAAATCTGGGTCAGAATGAACCTCATTCTGTCTCAGATTTTTTGTTATTTCATTTGGAAGGAAAATGGGGCTGAAGAATCAACTTTGATTCTGTAGTAACCACCAGAAGTTAGATTTTGGTCTTACTTTTTGGGATTGATACATTCATCAGTTCCACAAATGACAGAGCCAATTTATCAGAAGTTTTTGTATATAAAGTAACAGATACTTTTTAGAAAATTGCATGACTGATTATTCGATTAGGCAACGGGAATAAAAAGAATTCATTAGATCGCACAAGATAAAATACTAAATTTTATTCTTTCCAGAAATAAAAGTTCTATCTCCATTGCGTACGTCATGTATGATGATGATTCAATGATAAATCAAACAATGGGGGAGAAAAGGCAATGCCAGAAATATCTAATGAAACTTTCACTGAGCAACAACCTGCAGGAATAGTAAAAAAAGAAGAAATAACAGAAAAAGAAAAAAGGAACTTGATAAACTTGTTGGAACGATTGAGGTTTCACTAGCTGGTAAATTAAAAGGAAAGACATATGAGGAGATCGTTGAATCGGTTGTGTCTAAGATTATAAATAAGAAGGTAAAGCAATCTGAACTTGGGAGAGTATTATACTCACTAGATCTTTCTGCCCAATTATATCAGCAGGTCGTAAAGGACTATAACATAAAACGCTTAATCAACCATGATGGTCCAAGCCAAAGTAAAGTCTCTATAACCAATTCTGTGGTTATAGAAAATATAGAAAGCGCAATAGATTCTCCACAAATAATAATAGAAGATCAATTGGTCGAACAAAAAGATAGTTCAAAACCAGAAAACATTCAAGAACAAAAAACAAGTAAGTTGACCACAGAAAAGCTAACGTTTAGGAAAAGGATTAAGAAGTGGGGTCAATCGTTAAACATTTTCAGAAAGAGTAACACAGATAAACAAGAGAATATAACAAATCGTCAAGGAATTGAAATGGATAAGGGGAAGGTACCTTTAAAAAAATATTTAGACGAAAACCGAGCAAAACTAATGATGATTGTCATAAGAATAACCAACGCCTATACCCTGTCCCTCTCGAAAAGGGAGATAGGAATCACTAGCAAGTATCCATAGATCGTGCAAAATTGAAACTTAGCATTTAGGGAGTACTAACAGAAATCAAGCCACGATTTTTTGCTATGACATAATCAAAGGAGAATCTAATCATTTATGCTATGATCAATGTATAAGCAATGAAAGAAGTGGAGAAAATGATCAAACTGAAAAGAGTGTACAGTGCGCGCGAAAAGGGTGATGGCTTTAGAATTTTAGTTGATCGAATATGGCCAAGAGGGATATCAAAGGAAAAAGCGCAGATTGATCTATGGTTAAAGGAGATTGCACCAAGTACTGAGTTGAGAAAATTCTTTGGACATCTTCCTGAACGTTTTCCTGTTTTTGAAGAAAAATACCTAGAAGAGTTAATGACAGATCAAGAAAAGCAATTGGCAGTCAAGCAGCTAGCTGAACTCTGTCAAAACTATCCAATCGTGACCTTAGTTTATGGTGCAAAGAATGAACAGCAAAATCAAGCCGTGGTGCTAAAAGCGTTGATGGAAAGGAAGCTGAATCGATGATTATTGGCATTGTTGGGGCAGGCCCCAGAGGACTAAGCATGGTAGAACGATTGATCCGAAACAATCGGGAAAACCAACATATCCAGATCTGTTTATTCGATCCTGATGGGCCTGGTGGTCGAGTCTGGCGGCTCGATCAACCAACAGAGTTATTGATGAACTCAGTCTCTCAGCAAGTTACGCTTTTTACAGATGAAACATTAACAAGTGGCGGAGAGATTTCACCGGGGCCTAATTTATATCAATGGAGCCAAACAGAGGCGAAAAAGTATATCGAAAAGCAACAGTTTGTGAATAAAGAATTTTTTTTGGCAGAAGCCGAGCGCTTACGTGCCAATGAACCAGCTACCAGATGTTTTTATGGCTTGTACCAACAGTGGTTTTATGAACAATTAAAAAAATTAGCACCGCATTCATTCACTATCGTTCGATCCTTAGTGAAAGAGATTGATAAGATAAAGACAGGTTTTTACTTGAAAACAAACGAACAGCATTTAGTAGTAGATCAGTTAGTGATGACTACGGGACATTGGGAAAATAAAGTATCCAAAGACGAGAAAAGGTTTTATGACTATGCTGAAAAAGAGCAATTGTTCTACCAACCGCCAGCAAATCCAGCTGATGTTTCCGTAGAAACTATTCCGCCAAAAGCCACAGTGATTCTTAGAGGATTAGGTCTAAGTTTTTTTGATTATGTAGGTTTACTTACCGAGAATAGAGGAGGTAAGTTTGAAAAACAAGGAGAGAAATTGGTATATTTGCCGTCTGGACGTGAGCCGATCGTATACTGCGGGTCTAGAAAAGGGTTGCCCTATTTTCCTCGAGGAAAAAATGAAAAACGGGGAGGAGCAATGGCTGTTCCTAAATTGATCACCAAAGAAAATTTAGCAAAGCTTTATCAAAATCAACAATTAACTGGGAAACTGTTTTTCGACTTGCTAAAAAAAGATGTCGAACTTTTTTATTATAAGAAATTAATTGAGGAAAAACATCTAGCTATTTCACCAGTATTATTTGAACAAATCTTTTTAACACGTGATCAAAGTGATTGGCAAAAACAATTTCCTGAATTACAGCCTTATCAATGGGAGTGGGATTTTTTTGAAACGCCTATCTATCATGAGAAGCACGACTTTCAAAAAGAAAGTCGAAGGTTTATTGATTATCAAATCAATGAATCAATGAAAGGAAATTGTACTGGGGCGATTGCTTTAGCTTTTGATGCGTTAAAAGATTGGCGTGATCCTGTCCATCTGGTCATTGAATGGGGCATCTTCACTGCCAAAGAATATAGAGAAGTATTATGGGGTTGGTTTACTAAGCTCAATGCTTTTCTCACGATCGGTCCGCCAGTTGTTCGGACAAGAGAATTAGCCGCTCTGATTGATGCGGGTATTTTCACAATCGTTTCCCCACCGCTGGAAATCAAAACAGAGGCCGGTTTCTTTATCGTAGAAAACGAGGGACAACGGATTGAAAGTCGCTACTTGATTGAAGCCCGACTCCCGCAGACTGATTTGACACAAACAAAGAACCCAGCATTAAATAGCTTGAAAAAACATCAGCTGATTCGTCCTTTTACTTATCAGGACACGACTGGCGTGTATGAAACTGGTGCAATTGATATCAAACTAAGCACCAATCAAGTCTGGAACAAACAGGGAGAGCTAGAAGAAAATTTATATTGTTTAGGGATTCCGGTCGAAGGTGTGGATTGGTTGACAGCTACAGTCTCACGACCATATACCGATGCTTGGAATTTGAGGCAAATCGATAAAGTGGCACAGCTGATTCTTGGAAGGACAACCAATTGAAGCAAAAAACACAACCGACTCTAAAGGCTAGATCATTCATCTAACTTTTAAGATCGGTTGTGTTTTACTAATTAATAATGATTCTTTGGGTTATAAAAGGGATGATTTTCTTGAATCGTTTAAAGATTAGCGAGCTACACGTTTACGCATCGCTTTTTTACGATTTTCTTCGATCATTGTTTCTTTTTCATCAATGGGATCGATTACTGTTTTTTTAACTGAAGCTACCAATCCAGCAACAGCTGCCGCTGTTGCAAGACTACCGACTAAAATTCCAGATACAAATTTTTTCATTAAATCCACCTCGTTTATTAGTTGTTGCTTCTATTATGTAACAAATTGAAAAAAAAGGCTAGTCTGACGTCTATTTATTGGAAACCTTTACAAATTCCCCTTGAAAATATTTACTAAATGTTTTATTATAAATTTACTAAATAAATAGCAAAGGCAACAGAAACAAAAGGGTCATAGTTTCAAACGATTCAAAACGTACTTTTTGCTGCTTTTGTAAAAAAAGGAGTGTTTTCATGGCAATCTTGGTATTGGGTGGCGCAGGTTATATCGGTTCACATGCTGTTGATCGGTTGATCAATCAAAACTATCAAGTGGTAGTAGTGGATAATTTATTAACGGGGCATCAAGCAGCAATTCATCCTAAAGCACAATTTTATAAAGGTGACATTCGGGATAAATCTTTTTTACAGTCTGTTTTTGAAAAAGAAACGATCGAAGGAGTCCTTCATTTTGCAGCTAGTTCATTAGTGGGAGAGTCTGTTGAGAAACCATTGAAGTATTTTAATAACAATGTCTATGGTATGCAAATATTGTTAGAAGTGATGCATGAATATCATGTGAAGAATATTGTCTTTTCATCTACAGCAGCCACTTATGGTGAACCTACAGAATCACCAATTACCGAAGCAACTCCTACGAATCCAAAAAATCCGTACGGTGAAAGCAAATTGATGATGGAAAAAATGATGAAATGGTGTGACCAAGCCTATGGCATGCGATATGTAGCATTGCGTTATTTCAATGTAGCAGGTGCAAAAGCAGATGCATCGATTGGGGAAGATCACACACCAGAAACGCATTTAGTTCCTATTATTCTCCAAGTAGCTCTAGGTCAACGTGATTCTTTGGCGATTTACGGTGATGATTACGATACACCCGATGGAACATGCATCCGAGATTATGTTCAAGTGGAAGATTTGGCTGATGCCCATATCTTAGCTTTAGAATATTTAAGAGCGGGGAATGAAAGTAACTTCTTTAATCTAGGGAGCAATCAAGGCTACTCCGTCAAAGAAATGCTTGAAGCGGCTAGAGAAGTAACAAATCGAGAAATTCCAGCTAAGGTGGCACCACGTAGAGCCGGAGATCCAAGCCGGTTGGTCGCTTCCAGTGCTAAAGCTGAAGAAATCTTAGGTTGGCGACCAGCTTACACAGATGTAAAAGAAATCATTAAAACAGCCTGGGATTGGCATGTGAGTCATCCCCATGGTTATGAGGAGTAGAGAGAAGATGACAATCAGTCAAACGATTTGTGATTTTACGACACTAGCAATTGAAGCTGGTGGCTGGATGGAAATGGATCGAATTTATTTACAAAATCGAATTTTGGGAATGATCGGCGAAGAGGCTTTGGAAAACACTGAAGTGCGCCCTGTTTCAGAAGAATCGGTGGTGTTACTTGATCGGTTAGTCGAACAAGCCAAAAAAAATGAAGTGGTTACTGATTTACCAGCTGAAATCGAAATCTTTGAAGCACAATTAATGGATTTTTTAACACCACCACCATCAGTAGTCAATGCGTTTTTTGCACAACATTACGCAACAAATCCAGAAGAAGCAACAGACTACTTTTATCAATTGAGTAAAAGAAATGATTATATCAAAACCAGAGCGATTGCGAAAAATATCAGGTATACGTATCCTTCAGAATATGGCGAATTAGAGATTACGATCAACTTATCCAAACCTGAAAAAGATCCTAAGCAAATTGCTGCCGAAAAACATGCCAAAAAAGTTGATTATCCTGAGTGTATGCTTTGTATGAACAATGAAGGCTATAAAGGACGTTTAAATTATCCAGCTCGCACCAATCATCGAATCATCAGAATGAATCTTGATGGGGAAAGTTGGGGATTTCAGTATTCTCCATATGCTTATTATAATGAACATTCGATCATCTTGTCAGAAGAGCATCGTCCTATGAAGCTTACGAAAGAAACATTTTCACGTTTATTAAAAATCACAGAGGTTTTACCACACTACTTTGTTGGTTCAAATGCAGATCTGCCAATTGTTGGAGGATCGATTCTGTCACATGATCATTACCAAGCAGGGCGCCATGAATTTCCAATGGCTAAAGCTCCAATCGAACGATTAATCAAATTATCGGATTATCCTCAAGTAATCGCAGGTGTTGTCAAATGGCCAATGTCTGTCATTCGTCTGCAAGCGACGGGGAAAGAAATCCTAGTGGAAGCTGCTAATAGTATTTTAGAAAAATGGCAACAATATTCAGATCCCGCGGTAGCAGTGACGGCATTTTCTAAAGATGGTACGCCCCATCATACGATTACACCAATTGCTAGAAAACGCGAAAATTATTTTGAACTCGATTTAGTGTTACGAGATAACAATGTCTCTGACGAACATCCAGAAGGGATTTTCCATCCTCACCGAGATATTCAGCATATTAAAAAAGAAAATATCGGTTTGATCGAAGTCATGGGATTAGCTGTTTTACCACCTCGTTTAAAATCAGAAATGGCAGAAGTAGAAAAGTATTTGCTTGGACAAGAAAATAAGATAGCTGAGTATCACATGGAATGGGCGAAGGGCTTGAAAGCCGACCATCCAAATGTGACAACTGAAACAGTAACAGAGATCGTTCAGCAAGCTATTGGTAAAGTTTTTGCTCGTGTGTTGGAAGATTCAGGGGTCTTCAAACGCGATACAAAAGGTCAAGAAGCTTTCCAACGCTTTACTGCAACGCTTTAAGAAGAATGCCCGAGTGGAATAGATAGGAGGAGAAACAAGTGGCAACGATTAAAGATATTGCAAAGTTGGCAGGGGTTTCTCCTGCTACTGTG harbors:
- a CDS encoding FecCD family ABC transporter permease — translated: MKTKRKRMILSLLLLGVVSIFFFALANGAAVVDFSNLWQAIFKFDDSVQSQLIIRTIRLPRVLGAFLVGSCFALSGALMQGVTRNPLADSGLLGINAGASLAMALCFAFWPQASAFSVFLLSLLGSLVVTLFVFGFLRFSKMGMNPLQLILAGVAISTFFTAISQALTQLFNLQQDLAFWFVGGAANVTWHQLEILAPIYLLTVSGSFLLGRSISLVNLSESHALALGGNPGRIRFFAFVLVAGLAAMAVSLVGPVSFIGLMVPPIVRGIIGSDYRYVLPASFLVGGGLVMLADYVARMINPPFETPFGLIISLIGVPFLLLQVRREQG
- a CDS encoding FecCD family ABC transporter permease; its protein translation is MKRSYQSLVVLFLLLVVNIVASLMIGTPFIPFDQLAEVFQGNGSAIQELIVYEFRAPRLLISLLAGMCLGISGFILQGVTRNRLADAGILGINAGAGFFVMIYLGFYANQTFPFLLLIVAFLGGLLAALLVYLFAYTRNSFLGMNRLLLSGIAVNAGLSALMLLFTIKLSKENYGFVNAWLAGSLWGASWPYVFSLLPWAVILLPFVLIYSRRIGLLSFGQERAQSLGLDVQKSQKILLILAVALACGSVAVAGSLSFVGLLAPHLAKFVVRRENQLSLILSGLFGAFFVTIADVLTRVILPSGEIPTGILIAVLGAPYFLYLLFSKQTIA
- a CDS encoding 5-formyltetrahydrofolate cyclo-ligase — its product is MSHIKEKLRKLGIENLQKIARSEQKQQKEQKIYQQLFQSNEWQQAKVVGLTMANEIEVATTPIIEKAWEEGKTILVPKTLPERQMCFFKIDPDTRFERTAFGVLEPLSDHSFSPDAIDLLIVPGVVYHQNGYRIGFGGGYYDRYLANYPNQTCSLVFQEQINNQWVPESFDKKVQHLFIDK
- a CDS encoding rhomboid family intramembrane serine protease, which produces MNYQQKLKLNAWLRRPILTYLFLAIQTIVFAMMEFFPFLNIPAYLGMFGPSIVVGNEWWRFITPIFIHFGLVHFVMNSLILYFMGDQIETLYGHWRFFLIYLFSGILGNAASFAFNDLGVLSGGASTSLFGLFGALFVLGFHFKNNSQVRQLIRHYMLFIVISFVFGLTDTSVDIWGHLGGIVGGLLIGNIIGLPQKVTNYSIHQKILSTLVFGFLLIICVLLGLKNYGLLV
- a CDS encoding YqgQ family protein; the protein is MESLYDVQQLLKRFGIFVYVGSRIYDIELMTIELKNLHDSRLIDHDTYMTAWRILKREHRVEESRKKGNL
- a CDS encoding ROK family glucokinase is translated as MDKKIIGIDLGGTTAKFAILTPEGEIQQKWSIDTNILDDGKHIIPEIIESVNHRIKLYNMNAENFIGIGMGTPGSVDSEAGTVIGAYNLNWTELQYVKKQIEEGTGIKFAIDNDANVAALGERWKGAGENDPDVIFVTLGTGVGGGIVAAGNLIHGVAGAGGEIGHITVDPEGFECTCGKRGCLETVSSATGVVRLARFLAEEYAGDSKLKAMLDNGEEVTSKDIFEMAQADDPFGLMVVDRVCFYLGLACGNLGNTMNPSSIVLGGGVSAAGEFLRSRVEKYFNQFTFPQVQQSTKIKLAELGNEAGVIGAASLALKFAE
- a CDS encoding rhodanese-like domain-containing protein, encoding MVLWVINIILLLIILAIVFWEVYLRVMAKRSAKTLEEEEFRDGMRKAQVIDVREKDVFDAGHILGARNIPYTVLKDSLGSIRKDQPVYIYDQKKSLSIRTANKLRKAGYQDIYILKGGYDGWSGKIKSKKV
- a CDS encoding DUF488 domain-containing protein; this translates as MIKLKRVYSAREKGDGFRILVDRIWPRGISKEKAQIDLWLKEIAPSTELRKFFGHLPERFPVFEEKYLEELMTDQEKQLAVKQLAELCQNYPIVTLVYGAKNEQQNQAVVLKALMERKLNR
- a CDS encoding FAD/NAD(P)-binding protein, whose amino-acid sequence is MIIGIVGAGPRGLSMVERLIRNNRENQHIQICLFDPDGPGGRVWRLDQPTELLMNSVSQQVTLFTDETLTSGGEISPGPNLYQWSQTEAKKYIEKQQFVNKEFFLAEAERLRANEPATRCFYGLYQQWFYEQLKKLAPHSFTIVRSLVKEIDKIKTGFYLKTNEQHLVVDQLVMTTGHWENKVSKDEKRFYDYAEKEQLFYQPPANPADVSVETIPPKATVILRGLGLSFFDYVGLLTENRGGKFEKQGEKLVYLPSGREPIVYCGSRKGLPYFPRGKNEKRGGAMAVPKLITKENLAKLYQNQQLTGKLFFDLLKKDVELFYYKKLIEEKHLAISPVLFEQIFLTRDQSDWQKQFPELQPYQWEWDFFETPIYHEKHDFQKESRRFIDYQINESMKGNCTGAIALAFDALKDWRDPVHLVIEWGIFTAKEYREVLWGWFTKLNAFLTIGPPVVRTRELAALIDAGIFTIVSPPLEIKTEAGFFIVENEGQRIESRYLIEARLPQTDLTQTKNPALNSLKKHQLIRPFTYQDTTGVYETGAIDIKLSTNQVWNKQGELEENLYCLGIPVEGVDWLTATVSRPYTDAWNLRQIDKVAQLILGRTTN
- a CDS encoding DUF3042 family protein, which translates into the protein MKKFVSGILVGSLATAAAVAGLVASVKKTVIDPIDEKETMIEENRKKAMRKRVAR
- the galE gene encoding UDP-glucose 4-epimerase GalE, giving the protein MAILVLGGAGYIGSHAVDRLINQNYQVVVVDNLLTGHQAAIHPKAQFYKGDIRDKSFLQSVFEKETIEGVLHFAASSLVGESVEKPLKYFNNNVYGMQILLEVMHEYHVKNIVFSSTAATYGEPTESPITEATPTNPKNPYGESKLMMEKMMKWCDQAYGMRYVALRYFNVAGAKADASIGEDHTPETHLVPIILQVALGQRDSLAIYGDDYDTPDGTCIRDYVQVEDLADAHILALEYLRAGNESNFFNLGSNQGYSVKEMLEAAREVTNREIPAKVAPRRAGDPSRLVASSAKAEEILGWRPAYTDVKEIIKTAWDWHVSHPHGYEE
- the galT gene encoding UDP-glucose--hexose-1-phosphate uridylyltransferase, yielding MTISQTICDFTTLAIEAGGWMEMDRIYLQNRILGMIGEEALENTEVRPVSEESVVLLDRLVEQAKKNEVVTDLPAEIEIFEAQLMDFLTPPPSVVNAFFAQHYATNPEEATDYFYQLSKRNDYIKTRAIAKNIRYTYPSEYGELEITINLSKPEKDPKQIAAEKHAKKVDYPECMLCMNNEGYKGRLNYPARTNHRIIRMNLDGESWGFQYSPYAYYNEHSIILSEEHRPMKLTKETFSRLLKITEVLPHYFVGSNADLPIVGGSILSHDHYQAGRHEFPMAKAPIERLIKLSDYPQVIAGVVKWPMSVIRLQATGKEILVEAANSILEKWQQYSDPAVAVTAFSKDGTPHHTITPIARKRENYFELDLVLRDNNVSDEHPEGIFHPHRDIQHIKKENIGLIEVMGLAVLPPRLKSEMAEVEKYLLGQENKIAEYHMEWAKGLKADHPNVTTETVTEIVQQAIGKVFARVLEDSGVFKRDTKGQEAFQRFTATL